A stretch of the Rhinoderma darwinii isolate aRhiDar2 chromosome 3, aRhiDar2.hap1, whole genome shotgun sequence genome encodes the following:
- the LOC142750795 gene encoding olfactory receptor 5B12-like, with translation MDNINGTQGTVFVFSGLTNERSLIPFLFLLFLLVYIVTVVGNTGMIAIVRKTPKLHTPMYFFLSYLSLVDLMYSTVITPRMLSDLISLRRAISFNGCAIQFFFFAGLAGTEIFILSNMSYDRYVAICHPLHYVTIMTKRRCFCLVVLAFFIGFLQSSLQANCVFRLLFCSSNLIDHFYCDVPPLLKLSCSDTSYCDLITLYSVGTCTIGSLLPILISYMLIFLAIIRMKSAAGKQKAFSTCSAHLICTSLFYVTVFFTYLRPPSNVFDSQDKAACIFYSVLTPMLNPLVYSLRNQEVKRIIIQTVFNSNVIDTILSVIRQRVNLLSVMFKF, from the coding sequence ATGGATAATATAAACGGGACCCAAGGGACAGTGTTTGTGTTCTCTGGCCTGACCAATGAAAGAAGCCTCATCccgttcctcttcctcctcttcttgctTGTTTACATTGTGACTGTGGTGGGAAACACCGGCATGATCGCCATTGTCCGAAAAACTCCCAAACTCCACACCCCAATGTACTTCTTCCTGAGCTACCTGTCTCTGGTGGACCTCATGTATTCCACCGTCATAACCCCTCGAATGCTCTCTGATCTTATTTCTTTGAGAAGGGCCATCTCCTTCAATGGTTGTGCCATCCAGTTCTTCTTCTTTGCTGGTTTGGCGGGCACTGAAATATTTATTCTCTCAAACATGTCCTATGACCGCTATGTTGCCATCTGCCACCCTCTCCATTACGTGACCATAATGACCAAGAGGAGATGTTTTTGCCTGGTCGTCCTTGCTTTCTTCATTGGCTTCCTACAGTCGTCCTTACAGGCAAACTGTGTTTTTAGGCTCCTCTTCTGCAGCTCGAACTTGATAGACCACTTCTACTGTGACGTTCCTCCATTGCTCAAGCTCTCCTGCTCTGATACTTCGTACTGTGATCTAATAACTCTATACAGTGTTGGGACATGTACCATAGGGTCATTGCTACCCATCCTCATCTCTTACATGTTGATTTTTTTGGCAATTATACGCATGAAGTCGGCCGCAGGGAAGCAGAAGGCGTTCAGTACCTGCTCTGCACACCTCATATGTACCTCCTTGTTTTATGTGACGGTCTTCTTTACATATCTACGTCCTCCTTCCAATGTCTTTGATAGCCAGGACAAAGCGGCTTGTATTTTTTACTCAGTACTAACACCAATGTTGAACCCACTTGTTTATAGCCTGAGGAACCAAGAGGTAAAAAGGATCATTATACAAACAGTATTCAACTCTAACGTGATAGATACAATATTGTCTGTCATAAGGCAAAGGGTTAACCTTTTATCCGTAATGTTTAAGTTCTAA